The Methanobrevibacter sp. TLL-48-HuF1 genomic sequence CCCATTAGATCCTGTAATTAAAACTTTCATAATTATCCCTATTTTTATTTAATAAAAACTAAATATTATTTATATTAATAAACATAATATATTTAATTATTTGAAAAATAAAAGGGGCTTTTTATTTATGAAAATTTGTATTATTGGACAAGGCTACATCGGATTGCCAACAGCTGCACTTTTTACAAAAAATCACTGTGAAGTTGTTGGAGTAGATGTTAATGAAAAGGTTGTTGAAACTTTAAATCAGGGAAAAATTCATATTGAAGAACCTGGAATTGGTGAAATAATTAAAAAAGCTGTTGAAAAAGGCGTATATTCTGCTTCAACAACACCTGTAAAAGCTGATGCATTTATAATAACTGTGCCAACACCATACATTGCTGAAAATTACACATGTGATTTAAGTTATGTTATCAGTGCATGTGAATCCATACTTCCTTATTTGGAAAAAGGAAATACTGTAATTGTTGAATCTACAATAGCTCCAATGTCTATGGATGATTATGTTAAACCTATTTTTGAAAAAGCCGGTTACACAATAGGAAAAGACTTATACCTTGCCCATTGCCCTGAGAGAGTCCTTCCAGGAAAAATCATGTATGAATTAGTACATAATGATCGTATTGTAGGTGGAATAACCCCTGAATGCTCAATTAAAGCCAGTGAAGTTTATGGTCAGTTTGTTGAAGGTGCATTAATGAAAACAGAAGCAAAAACTGCAGAATTATCCAAATGTATGGAAAATACTTTTAGAGACGTTAACATTGCACTAGCTAATGAACTTACAAAAATATGTACTAAAATAGGAGTAAATGCATTGGATGTAATTGAAATGGCAAATAAACATCCAAGAGTAAACCTGCACTCACCAGGACCTGGAGTTGGAGGACACTGCCTAGCTATTGACCCTTATTTCATTTATTCAAAAGCACCGGAATATGCAAAAATAATAAAACTAGCCAGAGACACCAACAACTCAATGCCCGAATTTGTATATGAAAATGTTAAAAAAATAACACCAAATGGCAAAATAGCAGTTTTAGGAGTTGCATATAAAGGAAACACTGGTGATGACAGGGAAAGTCCGGCATATGAGATAATAGCTAAATTAAAAGAAGACAACTATGAAATAAGCATCTGTGATCCCCATGTAGCCAATGAAGAATATGTTGATTTAAAGCAGGCTACCAAAGATGCAAACCTTATTTTAATATTATGTGACCATGATGAGTTTAAAGACCTTGATTACGATTTAATCAAAGAAAACATGGAAAAAGCAATTATATTCGACACTAAAAATATAATAAAAGAAGTACCTGAAGACATTAAGCTTTACAATTATGGAAATTTATTTAGTCTTTAAAAACAATAAAAAGAGAAAAAAAGAAAAATTAGAAATCAATTGATTGATCAGGTTCTACTGGATTACCATTCCAAGCTTTTAAAGTAGTCCATTCTTCAAAAGGACCTACCCAAAATGAATCATTGAAAGATAAACCTAAAGGTAAAAATATTGCACAACATCCATAAAGACTGCCTGTATTGATATCCTTTTCAGCAATTTCAGCTTGGCAGCCATTTAATCCAATAGTTAACCATCCCTTATTATCAAAGTTTTGATGGCCTCCAAATTGAGTTCTTAACACTTTAGTTAAAGCTGACCTAACCTGTGATGTTTCCATATTTCTTGGCAATATTTTAAATAATGCTGCTTGAGCTAAT encodes the following:
- a CDS encoding nucleotide sugar dehydrogenase, yielding MKICIIGQGYIGLPTAALFTKNHCEVVGVDVNEKVVETLNQGKIHIEEPGIGEIIKKAVEKGVYSASTTPVKADAFIITVPTPYIAENYTCDLSYVISACESILPYLEKGNTVIVESTIAPMSMDDYVKPIFEKAGYTIGKDLYLAHCPERVLPGKIMYELVHNDRIVGGITPECSIKASEVYGQFVEGALMKTEAKTAELSKCMENTFRDVNIALANELTKICTKIGVNALDVIEMANKHPRVNLHSPGPGVGGHCLAIDPYFIYSKAPEYAKIIKLARDTNNSMPEFVYENVKKITPNGKIAVLGVAYKGNTGDDRESPAYEIIAKLKEDNYEISICDPHVANEEYVDLKQATKDANLILILCDHDEFKDLDYDLIKENMEKAIIFDTKNIIKEVPEDIKLYNYGNLFSL